TCAAGGGCCCGGAGTGGATAAGCTACAACCGGTGAATTGAGAACATCATCCACGGTAATATCCATAGGTGACTGAGCATAGGGGTTGAATCTGGCATAACCATGATGCTTCACAGCAATTTCGGCCAGGGTTTTTCTGAAAGATTCCTCAGACTTACCGAATATCTGCCAGTAACGCTGGGCCATAACTGCATAATATCCCGTGTAAATATGACCAAGAGGAGATTCCCAGTCCTTGTCTGCTGCACAGGATATGAGAAAATTACCCTCATCGGTAGGAACCTCATCCATCCGTTCCCAACCCATGACAAGAACACAGTCTGAATAGCCGGAGGCTACCGCTTTCAAACCTTCCCAGATTGTTGAACCGCCGGTTGCTCCACCGGTTTTGACGCCGACATTGCCCAGAGGATCAAGACCGAGTCGATCATGGATGACTGACTCGCCAAGCAACTGATCTCCAAAATGATCGGCAAAATGGCCGTAATAACAACTGTGGATATAGGTTTTCAACTCTGCCGCCGACATATCAAGCAGGTTGGATGCCATGACAAAAGCATCGACACACAGCTCTTCCGTTCTTTTGTCCGGAAAGGCACGGTCGAATTTAGACTGACCTGCAGTCACCAGGTATACGGGTCTCTGCAGTTTCGGGATTTTTAACTGTTGTTCGCTGAATGTAATCATACTTTCATCCCCTTTAAAATGATTATGAAAGTCTGCAGTGCCTCAGATATTTTCCGGCCCGATTCAAACTTTCATTGTGTATTGTACCCCAAGGGCATAAATGGCTGAACCTGCAGGCCCAACCATGCTTTGTGTTAAAGCGTCCCCACCCACAGCACAAAACTTCGCCTACCGCTGTTATTGGTTATTTTCTGATTTTCCGGCTTTGACCAGAAATGCACGGCATCTCCCTCAACCATATGAAGAATCTCACCGCATAAAATAAAATCAATTGAACCTTTCAGCACACAGAGTACTTCCTGGCTGTTCTTTATATTTTTCCTGGCCGGAATCGATTTTCCCGGCTCAATAACAAGCACCGATGAATCGATCACCGACCTGTATTCCGGTGGAAAAAACCTGCGGGTGACAAAACCGGTATGGGACAGGTCTATATCATCCCATTCCGATCTTTTAATCAGCACAACATTCTGTTGTTCACTCACCTGGGAAATAATATCTCCCGCATTGACACCGATTGCCTGGCAGATACGGATAAGAGTATCCACCGACGGCGAGCTGACATCATTCTCCACCTGACTCAGAAAACCTTCTGAAATCAATGCCTTTTCAGCAACTTTTTTCAAAGTCAGTTTTCGGTCTTTTCTACATTTCCTTATTAACGTACCGATATTCATACAGCGCTGTTGCCCGTATTATCTGGAAGTGATGACAAACACATCACTCGATTAATATTCCGTATAAGTTAAATCTTAACCTATATCAAATATTAATAAAGAGTCAACAGTAATCTGCGCTGAAGTGTGAATTCCTCCATGTCACCAAATAGGAATAACTGTCAGGCCCGGTATAAAGAAAGCCGGGTATGAAGTGAAAATTATCATTTCAGGAGATAAAACCAGACCTCATCGACACTGAAAAAACATGACAAACGGACGTGACAACAAAATCACACTGACGTTGACAACAACAGGAGCTTGCTTAACTTCTTTTTATAGAACCCTCCATCTCGGCGCAAATCGCCACGATTTTTCCGTTCTATGGGCATCATTTGCAGTGATTCTCTAATTATCATCATGAACACAGCGGAGGGTCCGGCTCTGGGTTGAAAAACTCAGCCCAATCCAGGAAAGTACCTGTCCAGAAATGAGATTTTTTGTTCGAGGTCAAGAAATACGAAACAATAAGGAGACCAGCTATGGCTCATACCTGTAAAAGTTGTGGTGCAAAAGCGGATGACCCCGGTCATCTCTGCAATCCGACTGTTCAAATACTTACCTGTTCATATTGTGGAGCAACTGATGTTGGGGCAACCCATGTGTGTCAGCAGAAACTTGCTGCCATGAAATATTCCTGCCAATCCTGCGGCAGGGTTGCTGCGGAAAGCTCAGATCTATGTAAACCCGATGAAATCACATGATTAAAAAATAAACTACCGCAATATCCGGAAAAGGTCGGTCCTGTAAAGGGATCGACCTTTTTCTTTTCCGACTAGGATTCTGCATTTGACAATCTTGCCAGGCATCTTTCATCTGGACCCGCAATCGTTCAATGGGAATGATTTTTTCAAGATCACGAAACTGTAACGAATTCTGGTTTCAGAAATCAATACCCGGCTGGGGTTCGATATCATTTCTGTAAGCGTGTTTAATTTCCCGTATTTCACTCACCGTATCGGCCAGGCAAATAATATCAGGATGCGCATCTCTGCCAGTGAGTATCAAATGCATACGGGGTGGACGAATGGCTATGATTTCCTTCACCTGTTCCAGATCGACCAGCTTCAGCTGCAGGCTGTTGTTAATTTCATCTAAAATCAGGATATCACAATCACCGGACCTGATAATTTCCCCGGCGAGTTCAATGGCCTCCTGGGCATTCCTTCGATGCTCAGGATGGGGGTAGGGATTTCCTTCAATACCACAGAACCCTTTGCCCGTGTGATACAGTTTTACCAGAGGTGCCAGCAGCCTGACACCGTCCCACTCTCCCGAGTAGAGATCACCTTTCATAAATTGAACAACAGTGGTTTTCATTTCATGCCCGCATCCACGCAGGGCCATACCTAGGGCCGAAGTTGTCTTTCCCTTACCGTTACCTGTGATTACAACGATAAGACCCTGTTTTTTTACGGGTTCAAATTTTGTGACTGTAATTTGCTCATCCATGGGGGTCTCCTTTCCCAACTCAGGATATTTTCAAGCCAGCATGGCTGGCCCGTAAGACTTGGCAAAATAACCTTCAGCAACTGGATTTTCAGATAAAAGGGTGCTGCTTATTATTTTTACAACAATTCTGGTCTCCCCAGGAATACAGCCCAAAAAAAAGGCAAAGCAGACCGATGCAGGTAAAACCGGCAGCACTCCATGTCACAGCAAAAATACCCCCTGTTTTCCACATAAAAGCACCAATAAAAACCCCAATCATCCGCCCGACTCCGGCCGTGGCGTAGAACCCGGCCATCATAGTGGCCCTGGCATGGGGTAACACCTCGGTACAGAGGGAAAAACCACAGATCATGGTAAATTCAAAGCACAGGAAAACCATAAACATACCGGCCAGTGCAAAGGGCAGTTTTCCCCCCACTATCGGCAGTAAAAAATAGAACAGAATTGCAAGAACCAGAGCAATAACAGTCGCCCGTTTCAGACCGATCCGGTCGGCAAACAGGGCCGCGAGGGATTCGCCGCACAGTTCAGCTGCCCCAATCGCGGCTGTACTGAATCCGAGAGCAACTAAAGAAATATGAAAAGCATGTTCAAACCAGGCCCCATAGGTTACAAAAAGAGCATCATTGGCAATGGAAATCCAGAAACCAAAACCAATCATTCCAAGGGCCGGTCGAATCCGAACAAGCTGTCTAAGTGAAGAAATCAGGGTTACTTGTCCAGCATATCTCCCATTGTTTTCATCCGGCGGAATAAATCGCATCATACCAATCCACGCCAATGCCCCAAAACCGGCAAAACAGTAAAAGGAAACACTGATTCCCCACCGGTCCAAAACAAATCCAACCAGTGGAATACCTGCCAACGCTGCCCCCGACCAGGACATTTCCACGATACCTATTGCCCTCCCTCTCTTGCCAAATGGGATATTACGACCGATAAGAGCCTGAATTGCCGGGTCAAAAATTGTCTTGCCAAAACTGGCTGTCAAAAAACCGATAAAGACAATCCAATAGACCGGAAAAATACCGGAAACCAACATGCCGACAACCAGAAAGATAAGACCATACCCCATTGTTGTTCTGTATCCCAGTCGATCAGCAACAGGGCCGGAAAAGATACCAAGAATCGAATTAAACTGGCTGGCAGCAATAAGCGATGTGATGGCAGAAAGAGGGACATCAAGCCCCCGGCCGAGGGCCGGTGCAAACGGATAAATAAATCTGCGGGCAGTATTGAGCAGGAGTTTTACCAGGGCCATCACCAGTATCTGGTGACCGACAGAGATTTCTCTATTTTTCAGGTTTTCCGACAATTCATCTTTTTCCAATGGTTCTCTCAATATAAATCCTTTTAACCACAAAAAAATAACTTGATCACTTACAAGGTTAAAATACATGAAAACACAGAGTTACAAATCCTGTGACCAGTTACGATAAAGCAGGTACCCTTGCACTCTGTCTGAGTCTCATGACTACCTGGAATAAAAATAAATGTTCCGGACCGAAGCCATTATCAGGCCAGACGTTCCTTCAACCATTTCCAGGGGAAAAACATGGACACCTTCTGCTGATAAACCCGAAACTCCTCCCCGTATTGGGTCAGGAGTTTTTTTTCCTCAAGAAAAGTGCCGACTATCAGATAAAAGGTTAAAATAACAGCCACAAAAGTTGTCGCGACACTGTACACCTGTGCTCCTGACCAGACAAGGAGAATTGAGCCCCCATACCAGGGATGACGGATAATACCGAATATCCCGCTCCTTGAAAAAGTTTCCTGTCCATTCAGCAGAACATCACGCTTTCCTGTTCTCAATTGATCAAGTCCGAGAAAAGAGGTCAATCTGTATCTCCTCGCTCCCTCTCTGAAGAGAACAAAAGCAAGCAGGAGCATAAAAAAGCGGATAAAGAACCAGCCTCCCTGCCACTTGAAGAGAGCAGGGCTGT
The DNA window shown above is from Desulfomarina profundi and carries:
- a CDS encoding helix-turn-helix transcriptional regulator yields the protein MNIGTLIRKCRKDRKLTLKKVAEKALISEGFLSQVENDVSSPSVDTLIRICQAIGVNAGDIISQVSEQQNVVLIKRSEWDDIDLSHTGFVTRRFFPPEYRSVIDSSVLVIEPGKSIPARKNIKNSQEVLCVLKGSIDFILCGEILHMVEGDAVHFWSKPENQKITNNSGRRSFVLWVGTL
- a CDS encoding cob(I)yrinic acid a,c-diamide adenosyltransferase, whose product is MDEQITVTKFEPVKKQGLIVVITGNGKGKTTSALGMALRGCGHEMKTTVVQFMKGDLYSGEWDGVRLLAPLVKLYHTGKGFCGIEGNPYPHPEHRRNAQEAIELAGEIIRSGDCDILILDEINNSLQLKLVDLEQVKEIIAIRPPRMHLILTGRDAHPDIICLADTVSEIREIKHAYRNDIEPQPGIDF
- a CDS encoding MFS transporter, whose amino-acid sequence is MREPLEKDELSENLKNREISVGHQILVMALVKLLLNTARRFIYPFAPALGRGLDVPLSAITSLIAASQFNSILGIFSGPVADRLGYRTTMGYGLIFLVVGMLVSGIFPVYWIVFIGFLTASFGKTIFDPAIQALIGRNIPFGKRGRAIGIVEMSWSGAALAGIPLVGFVLDRWGISVSFYCFAGFGALAWIGMMRFIPPDENNGRYAGQVTLISSLRQLVRIRPALGMIGFGFWISIANDALFVTYGAWFEHAFHISLVALGFSTAAIGAAELCGESLAALFADRIGLKRATVIALVLAILFYFLLPIVGGKLPFALAGMFMVFLCFEFTMICGFSLCTEVLPHARATMMAGFYATAGVGRMIGVFIGAFMWKTGGIFAVTWSAAGFTCIGLLCLFFGLYSWGDQNCCKNNKQHPFI
- a CDS encoding DUF1295 domain-containing protein, with protein sequence MHSFLISSTIISFMEQQFSGYDRWYRIFYNIFSLVTLIVPVFYLKSLHSPALFKWQGGWFFIRFFMLLLAFVLFREGARRYRLTSFLGLDQLRTGKRDVLLNGQETFSRSGIFGIIRHPWYGGSILLVWSGAQVYSVATTFVAVILTFYLIVGTFLEEKKLLTQYGEEFRVYQQKVSMFFPWKWLKERLA